One genomic region from Ptychodera flava strain L36383 chromosome 14, AS_Pfla_20210202, whole genome shotgun sequence encodes:
- the LOC139149241 gene encoding uncharacterized protein isoform X2, with protein sequence MYCHQSSSSYKWLKRGEYPDPFEACALSESSNGDVKGLRGALQDRYALLVNRRRRMHFDATLINELEKTRLDVILKQLEVEKSLQVCKFRKQEKRLRRSLDLLEGYKEKLKSTLTERAQELQRRNDKNKFVLRGEIRDVSDTYRDEERTESQIRKARQTITQRNVNGLLKQVNLEFRLPPLERDRLKMWTNPFDDGPKYERAKQIYGKPAARDEENADRSKFRVSFLPELAVHPRNRKYIKFTKGLENGDQTSSSKTSSLKGCLKKADSDVSLNKISLIAPSRMTDKRNGRESIEERRERNVMHRSRVSFPTVQYATREEASRENWLRRAREVKRRHVDHGAKAMDFGLKIKSHSHAKADRLYNEVLANSEGDSNTKLPALHADTE encoded by the exons ATGTATTGCCACCAGAGCTCGAGTTCGTACAAATGGTTAAAAAGAG GTGAATATCCGGACCCTTTTGAGGCATGCGCACTCTCCGAGTCGAGCAACGGCGACGTCAAAGGTCTCAGAGGCGCTCTGCAGGACAGGTATGCGTTGCTGGTGAACAGGAGAAGAAGAATGCACTTCGACGCGACGCTCATAAATGAGTTGGAGAAAACAAGACTGGACGTGATACTTAAACAACTCGAAGTGGAAAAATCCCTTCAGGTGTGTAAGTTTAGGAAGCAGGAAAAACGTCTTCGTCGCTCGCTGGATCTGCTGGAGGGCTACAAGGAGAAACTGAAATCCACTTTGACAGAACGAGCGCAAGAGCTGCAACGCAGGAATGACAAGAACAAGTTTGTCTTGAGGGGCGAAATTAGAGATGTCTCTGACACATATCGAGATGAGGAGAGAACGGAATCTCAAATCAGGAAGGCTCGACAGACGATAACACAGAGGAACGTCAATGGATTGCTCAAACAGGTCAATTTAGAGTTCAGATTGCCGCCTCTCGAGAGAGATCGACTGAAAATGTGGACAAACCCGTTTGACGATGGCCCGAAATACGAAAGAGCGAAACAGATCTACGGTAAACCGGCTGCCAGAGACGAGGAGAACGCTGACAGATCGAAGTTTCGCGTCAGTTTTTTACCCGAATTAGCTGTACATCCGAGAAATCGAAAGTACATAAAATTCACAAAGGGGTTAGAAAATGGCGATCAAACGTCATCAAGTAAGACAAGCTCGCTGAAGGGTTGCCTCAAGAAGGCTGACAGCGATGTTAGTCTGAACAAGATCAGTTTAATCGCTCCGTCCCGGATGACCGACAAACGAAACGGCAGGGAATCGATTGAAGAGCGGAGGGAGAGGAACGTAATGCACAGATCACGGGTGTCGTTCCCGACGGTTCAATATGCGACGAGGGAAGAGGCCAGTCGCGAAAACTGGTTACGTCGCGCCAGGGAAGTTAAGAGACGCCACGTCGATCACGGTGCTAAGGCCATGGACTTCGGTTTGAAGATAAAAAGTCACTCACACGCTAAAGCTGACA
- the LOC139149243 gene encoding dnaJ homolog subfamily C member 17-like has product MAPNVKDLDLYGLLELQQDATQNEIKKAYRRKALKCHPDKNPDNPRAAEEWEKLSKALEVLTDKEARAAYDKVLKAKKAAELRNRALDAKRRKVKHDLEQREAAAKEEKEDEFEAAKKLEAEIKRLREEGSRQLEEEQELLNQQLKEEEKMKASQFETASTETPKLKVKWKSKKGDESNGGYSYDILHSIFSKYGDINNLLVSRKRNGSAIVEFVSSHSLSLAVENEIGIPANPLQIAWLSGKPGQGQRHCSSTTLSSDGGKTAATGEDFESLVMERLRKAAAERRNNETVTTATEHSHHQPGSRDREIPEWVESSTGSDPNLAKDYESITMMKMRQAEERKRLIEQMQNEDSEG; this is encoded by the exons ATGGCGCCCAACGTGAAAGACCTGGACCTGTACGGTCTGCTCGAACTTCAACAAGATGCCACACAGAATGAG ATAAAAAAAGCGTATCGGAGGAAAGCACTCAAATGCCATCCAGATAAGAATCCTGACAATCCAAGAGCAG CTGAAGAATGGGAGAAATTGTCCAAAGCGTTGGAAGTTTTAACTGATAAAGAAGCCAGG GCAGCATATGATAAAGTTTTAAAGGCCAAGAAAGCAGCAGAACTGAGAAACAGAGCCTTGGATGCAAAGAGAAGAAAAGTCAAACATG ATTTGGAACAGAGGGAAGCTGCAGCAAAGGAAGAAAAGGAAGATGAATTTGAAGCTGCTAAGAAATTGGAAGCAGAG ATCAAAAGACTTCGGGAAGAAGGTTCTCGTCAACTTGAAGAGGAACAAGAGTTGttaaatcagcaattgaaagaagaagaaaaaatgaaagcaaGCCAGTTTG AAACTGCCTCGACTGAGACTCCAAAGCTGAAGGTGAAATGGAAAAGTAAGAAAGGAGATGAAAGTAATGGAGGATACAGTTATGATATTCTACACAGTATCTTTTCAAAG TATGgtgatattaataatttattggtATCAAGGAAACGCAATGGAAGTGCCATTGTTGAGTTTGTATCCTCACACAGTTTG AGCTTGGCTGTAGAAAATGAGATTGGCATACCAGCAAACCCTCTACAGATTGCGTGGTTGTCAGGGAAACCAGGTCAAGGTCAAAGACACTGCAGTTCAACA ACCTTATCTTCTGATGGTGGCAAGACGGCAGCTACCGGAGAGGACTTTGAAAGCCTTGTGATGGAAAGACTCCGAAAAGCAGCGGCTGAGAGACGCAACAATGAAACTGTTACCACAGCCACAGAGCATTCGCATCACCAGCCTGGTTCAAGGGACAGAGAGATACCGGAATGGGTGGAGAGTTCTACTGGAAGTGATCCAAATTTGGCAAAGGACTATGAAAGTATAACAATGATGAAAATGAGACAAGCAGAGGAGAGAAAGAGACTTATTGAACAAATGCAAAATGAAGATTCAGAGGGATGA
- the LOC139149241 gene encoding uncharacterized protein isoform X1, which yields MPEILFEAPDQSLGLEAAKSQLKGAVVKPSTWFFPYVVSAVDLDEDYEGPVIWMEGEYPDPFEACALSESSNGDVKGLRGALQDRYALLVNRRRRMHFDATLINELEKTRLDVILKQLEVEKSLQVCKFRKQEKRLRRSLDLLEGYKEKLKSTLTERAQELQRRNDKNKFVLRGEIRDVSDTYRDEERTESQIRKARQTITQRNVNGLLKQVNLEFRLPPLERDRLKMWTNPFDDGPKYERAKQIYGKPAARDEENADRSKFRVSFLPELAVHPRNRKYIKFTKGLENGDQTSSSKTSSLKGCLKKADSDVSLNKISLIAPSRMTDKRNGRESIEERRERNVMHRSRVSFPTVQYATREEASRENWLRRAREVKRRHVDHGAKAMDFGLKIKSHSHAKADRLYNEVLANSEGDSNTKLPALHADTE from the exons ATGCCAGAAATCCTATTCGAAGCCCCGGATCAATCCCTGGGATTGGAAGCCGCCAAGTCACAGCTGAAAGGAGCTGTTGTGAAACCGTCGACATGGTTCTTCCCGTACGTTGTTAGCGCTGTAGATCTCGACGAAGACTACGAAGGGCCCGTAATCTGGATGGAGG GTGAATATCCGGACCCTTTTGAGGCATGCGCACTCTCCGAGTCGAGCAACGGCGACGTCAAAGGTCTCAGAGGCGCTCTGCAGGACAGGTATGCGTTGCTGGTGAACAGGAGAAGAAGAATGCACTTCGACGCGACGCTCATAAATGAGTTGGAGAAAACAAGACTGGACGTGATACTTAAACAACTCGAAGTGGAAAAATCCCTTCAGGTGTGTAAGTTTAGGAAGCAGGAAAAACGTCTTCGTCGCTCGCTGGATCTGCTGGAGGGCTACAAGGAGAAACTGAAATCCACTTTGACAGAACGAGCGCAAGAGCTGCAACGCAGGAATGACAAGAACAAGTTTGTCTTGAGGGGCGAAATTAGAGATGTCTCTGACACATATCGAGATGAGGAGAGAACGGAATCTCAAATCAGGAAGGCTCGACAGACGATAACACAGAGGAACGTCAATGGATTGCTCAAACAGGTCAATTTAGAGTTCAGATTGCCGCCTCTCGAGAGAGATCGACTGAAAATGTGGACAAACCCGTTTGACGATGGCCCGAAATACGAAAGAGCGAAACAGATCTACGGTAAACCGGCTGCCAGAGACGAGGAGAACGCTGACAGATCGAAGTTTCGCGTCAGTTTTTTACCCGAATTAGCTGTACATCCGAGAAATCGAAAGTACATAAAATTCACAAAGGGGTTAGAAAATGGCGATCAAACGTCATCAAGTAAGACAAGCTCGCTGAAGGGTTGCCTCAAGAAGGCTGACAGCGATGTTAGTCTGAACAAGATCAGTTTAATCGCTCCGTCCCGGATGACCGACAAACGAAACGGCAGGGAATCGATTGAAGAGCGGAGGGAGAGGAACGTAATGCACAGATCACGGGTGTCGTTCCCGACGGTTCAATATGCGACGAGGGAAGAGGCCAGTCGCGAAAACTGGTTACGTCGCGCCAGGGAAGTTAAGAGACGCCACGTCGATCACGGTGCTAAGGCCATGGACTTCGGTTTGAAGATAAAAAGTCACTCACACGCTAAAGCTGACA
- the LOC139149244 gene encoding GTP cyclohydrolase 1 feedback regulatory protein-like isoform X2: protein MPYILISTQIRLECGPTVCGDEHADPEIMEYLGAKLVTHLGNNFPEYTSQECPRKVLNLLERKGYKVVAMTGLGQTIVWTLHKPDAEYNE, encoded by the exons ATGCCGTACATTCTCATCAGCACACAAATTCGTTTG GAGTGTGGACCCACCGTTTGTGGGGATGAACATGCAGACCCAGAGATAATGGAGTATCTTGGAGCAAAACTTGTAACTCACCTTGGAAACAATTT CCCTGAGTACACATCACAAGAATGCCCTAGAAAAGTTCTCAACTTGCTAGAAAGGAAAGGCTACAAGGTGGTTGCAATGACTGGTCTTGGACAGACAATTGTTTGGACACTACATAAACCAGATGCCGAGTACAACGAGTAG
- the LOC139149244 gene encoding GTP cyclohydrolase 1 feedback regulatory protein-like isoform X1: MPYILISTQIRLECGPTVCGDEHADPEIMEYLGAKLVTHLGNNFPEYTCPDVPRIILNKLEKIGYRVAGMTGIGQTCIWTMYKPDKSMERFEKEKPPMPQT; encoded by the exons ATGCCGTACATTCTCATCAGCACACAAATTCGTTTG GAGTGTGGACCCACCGTTTGTGGGGATGAACATGCAGACCCAGAGATAATGGAGTATCTTGGAGCAAAACTTGTAACTCACCTTGGAAACAATTT TCCAGAATACACCTGTCCGGATGTACCACGGATAATCCTAAACAAACTGGAAAAGATAGGCTACAGAGTAGCTGGTATGACAGGCATTGGTCAGACATGTATATGGACAATGTACAAGCCTGATAAGTCAATGGAAAGATTTGAGAAGGAAAAACCCCCTATGCCACAGACGTAG
- the LOC139149242 gene encoding regulator of microtubule dynamics protein 1-like, with translation MLSDISIGRHLPAVGVGIVIGAGTALIVDRWLVFSEIRRLRAAVEYLRQEWLQMKLKLDSSSTRRRSNSYSAYSRSSTAGSEYHSVNPSSGDEEEEFEEALEWYTTPPDSLLYKDAQEDFEKIEDETLKNVFTEVEVLYKGNDEEKIKALEILNEHYPQYSKNVEFLWRLARQCMLVSDIEGAKGNTEKRKELLHAGKDYAYTGLTIDDESSDAHKWYALCLGSVGEYEPTQQKIKNGFIFKDHIEKAIRLKPNEAALRHFLGRWCYEVAQLSWLERKAAAALYATPPTATVDQALDYFLQAEELEPGFWKTNSLYLAKCYIQKASYVYARMWLEKCLLMPSESPEERQAHTEAEELMEKYRDYY, from the exons ATGCTGTCCGATATTTCCATCGGGCGACACCTCCCCGCCGTAGGGGTTGGTATTGTCATCGGTGCGGGCACCGCGTTGATCGTCGACCGTTGGCTCGTTTTCAGTGAAATCCGTCGCCTTCGTGCGGCTGTGGAATACCTACGACAGGAATGGCTGCAGATGAAGCTGAAATTGGATTCGAGTTCAACGAGACGAAGGAGTAATAGTTACAGTGCGTACAGTAGGAGCAGTACCGCCGGTTCGGAGTATCATTCCGTAAATCCATCAAGTGGcgatgaagaagaagaattcGAAGAAGCGCTTGAATG GTACACAACACCTCCAGATTCACTTCTGTACAAGGATGCCCAGGAAGACTTTGAAAAGATTGAAGATGAAACGCTGAAGAATGTCTTCACAGAAGTAGAGGTTCTGTACAAGGGTAACGATGAAGAAAAAATCAAAGCCCTGGAAATTTTGAATGAACACTATCCACAG TACTCTAAAAATGTAGAATTTCTATGGCGGCTAGCAAGGCAGTGTATGCTGGTTAGTGACATAGAGGGCGCCAAAGGAAATACAGAAAAGAGGAAAGAACTCTTACATGCAG GGAAAGACTATGCATACACGGGATTGACAATAGATGATGAGAGTTCTGATGCTCACAAGTGGTATGCTCTGTGCCTTGGGAGTGTCGGCGAATATGAACCAACtcagcaaaaaatcaaaaatggtttcattttcaag GACCATATAGAAAAAGCGATACGGCTAAAACCCAACGAGGCAGCTCTCAGGCATTTTCTTGGCAGATGGTGTTATGAG GTAGCACAGTTAAGTTGGCTGGAAAGGAAAGCAGCAGCTGCATTATATGCTACACCCCCTACAGCCACAGTGGATCAGGCCCTGGACTACTTCCTGCAAGCAGAAGAGCTGGAACCAGGCTTTTGGAAAACTAATTCATTATATCTAGCAAAG TGTTATATTCAAAAAGCGTCATACGTTTATGCAAGGATGTGGTTGGAGAAGTGTCTATTGATGCCAAGTGAGAGCCCAGAG gAAAGGCAAGCACATACAGAAGCAGAAGAGTTGATGGAAAAATACAGAGATTACTACTAG